The proteins below come from a single Eriocheir sinensis breed Jianghai 21 chromosome 11, ASM2467909v1, whole genome shotgun sequence genomic window:
- the LOC126996922 gene encoding D-aspartate oxidase-like isoform X2 has product MGERGAGVRVAVVGAGVVGLTTATMLQEALPGASITVLADKFGQETTSDGAAGIFWPGHHIRGEEEGDQRRWSSLSYAYYKRILESGDAVEAGVKRFSGYLFSNKESVWEPFLKLIIDEYRECTPDELRLHGYKYGVFLTTLLTECRSYLPYLTRRITARGGRMERRHLKSLEELVGHYDIVCNCSGFGAKELCRDMNVTAIRGQVFKVKAPWLKNFYFVDGGTYIIPGIEFVTLGGTKNFDSNNAEVNKYDSQAIWERCVAVVPSLKDAEVRNGQGV; this is encoded by the exons ATGGGTGAGCGCGGCGCGGGGGtgcgggtggcggtggtgggcgcGGGTGTCGTGGGACTGACCACCGCCACGATGCTGCAGGAGGCGCTACCGGGGGCCTCCATCACCGTCCTGGCCGACAAGTTTGGCCAAGAGACGACCAGCGACGGGGCGGCGGGCATCTTCTGGCCTGGACATCATatcagaggggaggaggaaggggatcaaAG GCGGTGGTCGTCCCTCTCCTACGCCTACTACAAGAGGATCCTCGAGTCGGGGGACGCAGTCGAGGCCGGGGTGAAGCGTTTCTCGGGTTACCTCTTCTCCAACAAGGAATCCGTTTGG GAACCCTTTCTTAAGCTGATCATTGACGAATACCGGGAATGCACGCCGGACGAGCTGAGACTGCACGGCTACAAGTACGGCGTCTTCCTGACCACACTACTGACGGAGTGCCGCTCTTACCTGCCCTACCTCACGCGCAG GATCACGGCGCGCGGCGGGAGGATGGAGCGGCGTCACTTGAAGAGTCTGGAGGAGCTTGTGGGCCACTACGACATCGTGTGTAACTGTTCCGGTTTCGGGGCCAAAGAGCTGTGCCGGGACATGAATGTGACCGCCATCAGGGGACAGGTGTTCAag GTTAAGGCGCCGTGGCTCAAGAACTTCTACTTCGTGGACGGCGGCACGTACATCATCCCAGGCATAGAGTTCGTCACGCTGGGCGGCACCAAGAACTTCGACAGCAACAACGCCGAGGTGAACAAGTACGACTCGCAAGCCATCTGGGAGCGGTGCGTGGCGGTCGTGCCCTCGCTGAAGGACGCCGAGGTGAGGAACGGCCAAGGAGTCTAG
- the LOC126996922 gene encoding D-aspartate oxidase-like isoform X1, whose product MGERGAGVRVAVVGAGVVGLTTATMLQEALPGASITVLADKFGQETTSDGAAGIFWPGHHIRGEEEGDQRRWSSLSYAYYKRILESGDAVEAGVKRFSGYLFSNKESVWEPFLKLIIDEYRECTPDELRLHGYKYGVFLTTLLTECRSYLPYLTRRITARGGRMERRHLKSLEELVGHYDIVCNCSGFGAKELCRDMNVTAIRGQVFKVKAPWLKNFYFVDGGTYIIPGIEFVTLGGTKNFDSNNAEVNKYDSQAIWERCVAVVPSLKDAEVLQEWVGLRPYRHIHRVQKETITFPSGKTLKVVHNYGHGSTGVTTSPATSMDAVKLVLETLRGPQAKL is encoded by the exons ATGGGTGAGCGCGGCGCGGGGGtgcgggtggcggtggtgggcgcGGGTGTCGTGGGACTGACCACCGCCACGATGCTGCAGGAGGCGCTACCGGGGGCCTCCATCACCGTCCTGGCCGACAAGTTTGGCCAAGAGACGACCAGCGACGGGGCGGCGGGCATCTTCTGGCCTGGACATCATatcagaggggaggaggaaggggatcaaAG GCGGTGGTCGTCCCTCTCCTACGCCTACTACAAGAGGATCCTCGAGTCGGGGGACGCAGTCGAGGCCGGGGTGAAGCGTTTCTCGGGTTACCTCTTCTCCAACAAGGAATCCGTTTGG GAACCCTTTCTTAAGCTGATCATTGACGAATACCGGGAATGCACGCCGGACGAGCTGAGACTGCACGGCTACAAGTACGGCGTCTTCCTGACCACACTACTGACGGAGTGCCGCTCTTACCTGCCCTACCTCACGCGCAG GATCACGGCGCGCGGCGGGAGGATGGAGCGGCGTCACTTGAAGAGTCTGGAGGAGCTTGTGGGCCACTACGACATCGTGTGTAACTGTTCCGGTTTCGGGGCCAAAGAGCTGTGCCGGGACATGAATGTGACCGCCATCAGGGGACAGGTGTTCAag GTTAAGGCGCCGTGGCTCAAGAACTTCTACTTCGTGGACGGCGGCACGTACATCATCCCAGGCATAGAGTTCGTCACGCTGGGCGGCACCAAGAACTTCGACAGCAACAACGCCGAGGTGAACAAGTACGACTCGCAAGCCATCTGGGAGCGGTGCGTGGCGGTCGTGCCCTCGCTGAAGGACGCCGAG GTGCTGCAGGAGTGGGTCGGTTTGCGCCCCTACCGCCACATCCACAGGGTGCAGAAGGAGACCATCACCTTCCCCAGTGGTAAAACCCTCAAG GTGGTGCACAACTACGGCCACGGCAGCACCGGCGTCACCACCTCCCCGGCCACCTCCATGGACGCCGTCAAGTTGGTGCTGGAGACGCTCAGAGGACCCCAGGCCAAGCTATAA
- the LOC126996927 gene encoding DNA (cytosine-5)-methyltransferase 3A-like isoform X3 — MRRLPLEGGTRTQARCRLVARRANHCIMEVLCLHDHNSLTTSYLKKMKRFAKKRKLEQSKGESHGGRAKVKGSAESAKCTVSSGTLSKGYGRLVWGKILGSRTWPGITVHHNECGMRPLLADGVWVFWFGDNRVSQVPPSKMLPFKENFKIYYSQTNNPTFEKGVIDCIKELRHQSKLPQDESREGLMQWARAGFPGAADDEAILSGHPPSPRVEKLLSRIKKTRHKLRDHSGSSSDNFFPTSSSSSPDSDSSEADERQNWKPKASLLKSARNGECDIEELCIACSRTDCKVAGPHPIFTGGVCENCKIEVEDNIKAMETGGSDVCCVVCASPGKMLLCDSPECEREYCTGCVELLVAPSAVGLIERTSPWYCFLCQPFSPATHSLLKPRPEWRDKIPANCSASWVSEFEENDTPDPSTFPKRPLRVLSLFDGIGTGLVALDKLGLEVGAYYCSEIDEAARTVVSLNFGTRVTFLGGVEKLTRKELEELCPIDLLIGGSPCNDLSYVNPKRKGLFDCSGSGFLFFYFYKILRNIQCLNKDTHLFWMFENVRNMPHFMKAQISLFLEKQPAVIDAKYFSPQSRPRCFWGNIPGMYKPVPPQHECHHKLSQYINKIPERKAVVGKINCITTNPASLRMGNGEEWPVQMNDHGDVPWVTEIEKIFGLPSHYTDTGNLTLRDRQCLLGRAWSVPVICYIFKSLGEYFPCKKEVSKTAEMKSVGQTTSQETETQGMGKTLSHELKEDDALVKGANWKDDLVTLQPAGNEEEETSLVQKGSAEARKKTDINLAEIEASLQPESDGDVMA; from the exons ATGCGCCGACTGCCCTTGgagggcgggactcgaacccaggcGCGCTGCAGATTGGTAGCTAGGCGTGCGAACCACTGTATCATGGAAGTACTTTGCCTACATGATCATAACTCCTTGACCACTTCTTATTTAAAG AAAATGAAGCGATTtgcaaagaagaggaagttggagcagagtaaaggagagagtcaTGGAGGGAGAGCAAAG GTGAAGGGTTCTGCTGAGAGTGCCAAATGTACAGTTTCATCAGGAACACTCAGCAAGGGCTACGGGAGGCTGGTCTGGGGCAAGATTCTGGGGAGCCGCACCTGGCCGG GCATCACCGTCCATCACAATGAGTGTGGGATGCGGCCGCTGCTGGCAGACGGTGTGTGGGTTTTCTGGTTTGGGGACAACAGGGTGTCTCAG GTTCCCCCGAGTAAAATGTTGCCCTTCAAGGAGAATTTCAAAATTTATTACTCCCAGACCAACAACCCAACGTTTGAAAAAGGAGTCATCGATTGCATCAAG GAACTTAGGCATCAATCAAAATTACCTCAGGATGAGTCGAGAGAAGGCTTGATGCAGTGGGCACGTGCAGGGTTTCCAGGAGCAGCAGATGATGAGGCCATCCTTTCAG GCCATCCACCTTCCCCGAGGGTTGAGAAGCTTCTGAGTCGCATCAAGAAGACTCGACACAAGCTCAGGGACCACTCGGGCAGCTCAAGTGATAATTTCTTCCcaacatcctcatcatcatcacctgatTCAGACTCTTCGGAGGCAGATGAGCGGCAAAACTGGAAACCTAAAG CTTCTCTTTTGAAGTCAGCTCGTAATGGAGAATGTGACATAGAGGAGCTGTGCATTGCATGTTCTCGTACTGATTGTAAAGTTGCGGGTCCACACCCTATTTTTACGGGCGGTGTCTGTGAGAACTGCAAG ATTGAAGTGGAAGATAATATCAAGGCTATGGAGACTGGTGGCTCAGAT gtgtgctgtgtggtgtgtgCCAGCCCGGGGAAAATGCTGTTGTGTGATTCTCCGGAGTGTGAAAG AGAGTATTGCACCGGCTGTGTGGAGCTGCTTGTGGCACCCTCAGCAGTGGGCCTCATAGAGAGAACCAGCCCCTGGTACTGTTTCCTGTGCCAGCCCTTCAGCCCCGCCACCCACAGCCTGCTCAAGCCAAGGCCGGAATGGAGAGACAAG ATTCCGGCAAACTGCAGCGCTTCGTGGGTGAGCGAGTTTGAAGAAAATGACACACCCGATCCTTCTACATTCCCCAAAAGACCCTTGCGAGTCCTCTCTCTCTTCGATGGGATTGGCACAG GACTGGTGGCGCTCGACAAGCTTGGCCTGGAGGTTGGCGCCTATTACTGTTCAGAAATTGATGAGGCAGCAAGGACTGTTGTGAGCCTGAACTTTGGAACAAGAGTCACATTCCTCGGTGGAGTTGAAAAACTAACCAGAAAAGAG CTGGAAGAGTTGTGCCCCATTGACCTTCTCATTGGAGGGTCTCCTTGCAATGATCTCAGTTACGTGAACCCAAAGAGGAAGGGTCTGTTCG ATTGCTCTGGATCAGgatttctcttcttctacttctataaAATTCTCAGAAACATTCAGTGCTTAAACAAGGACACTCACCTCTTCTGGATGTTTGAGAACGTCAGGAACATGCCGCATTTCATGAAGGCTCAAATAAGCTT ATTCTTGGAAAAGCAACCTGCAGTGATTGATGCTAAATACTTTTCTCCCCAAAGTCGTCCGCGCTGCTTCTGGGGCAACATTCCAG GGATGTACAAACCTGTCCCTCCACAACATGAGTGCCACCACAAACTGAGTCAGTACATAAATAAG ATACCTGAACGAAAGGCCGTGGTGGGGAAAATAAACTGCATAACAACAAACCCGGCCTCTCTACGAATGGGAAATGGAGAAGAGTGGCCAGTGCAGATGAATGACCACGGAGATGTTCCATGGGTGACAGAGATTGAAAAG ATCTTTGGGTTGCCCTCACACTACACTGACACTGGCAATTTGACCCTAAGAGACAGACAGTGTCTCCTAGGACGGGCGTGGAGTGTTCCAGTAATTTGCTACATATTTAAGTCTCTTGGCGAGTACTTCCCTTGCAAAAAAGAAGTCTCTAAAACAGCAGAAATGAAGAGTGTGGGGCAAACAACGAGTCAAGAAACAGAGACTCAAGGAATGGGAAAAACATTGAGCCATGAACTGAAGGAGGATGATGCTTTAGTTAAAGGAGCAAATTGGAAGGATGATCTGGTTACACTGCAGCCAgcggggaatgaggaagaggagacatcTTTGGTACAAAAAGGCAGTGCTGAAGCAAGAAAGAAGACCGATATAAATTTAGCCGAAATAGAGGCATCATTACAGCCAGAGAGTGATGGAGATGTGATGGCTTAG
- the LOC126996927 gene encoding DNA (cytosine-5)-methyltransferase 3A-like isoform X2, translating to MAVKRWSVIQKMKRFAKKRKLEQSKGESHGGRAKVKGSAESAKCTVSSGTLSKGYGRLVWGKILGSRTWPGITVHHNECGMRPLLADGVWVFWFGDNRVSQVPPSKMLPFKENFKIYYSQTNNPTFEKGVIDCIKELRHQSKLPQDESREGLMQWARAGFPGAADDEAILSGHPPSPRVEKLLSRIKKTRHKLRDHSGSSSDNFFPTSSSSSPDSDSSEADERQNWKPKASLLKSARNGECDIEELCIACSRTDCKVAGPHPIFTGGVCENCKTTHYPWCVWTQCVCGERVYVPSFKSISFSPSSLVHVIAILPSALKHHHTKIEVEDNIKAMETGGSDVCCVVCASPGKMLLCDSPECEREYCTGCVELLVAPSAVGLIERTSPWYCFLCQPFSPATHSLLKPRPEWRDKIPANCSASWVSEFEENDTPDPSTFPKRPLRVLSLFDGIGTGLVALDKLGLEVGAYYCSEIDEAARTVVSLNFGTRVTFLGGVEKLTRKELEELCPIDLLIGGSPCNDLSYVNPKRKGLFDCSGSGFLFFYFYKILRNIQCLNKDTHLFWMFENVRNMPHFMKAQISLFLEKQPAVIDAKYFSPQSRPRCFWGNIPGMYKPVPPQHECHHKLSQYINKIPERKAVVGKINCITTNPASLRMGNGEEWPVQMNDHGDVPWVTEIEKIFGLPSHYTDTGNLTLRDRQCLLGRAWSVPVICYIFKSLGEYFPCKKEVSKTAEMKSVGQTTSQETETQGMGKTLSHELKEDDALVKGANWKDDLVTLQPAGNEEEETSLVQKGSAEARKKTDINLAEIEASLQPESDGDVMA from the exons ATGGCGGTGAAGAGGTGGTCAGTGATCCAG AAAATGAAGCGATTtgcaaagaagaggaagttggagcagagtaaaggagagagtcaTGGAGGGAGAGCAAAG GTGAAGGGTTCTGCTGAGAGTGCCAAATGTACAGTTTCATCAGGAACACTCAGCAAGGGCTACGGGAGGCTGGTCTGGGGCAAGATTCTGGGGAGCCGCACCTGGCCGG GCATCACCGTCCATCACAATGAGTGTGGGATGCGGCCGCTGCTGGCAGACGGTGTGTGGGTTTTCTGGTTTGGGGACAACAGGGTGTCTCAG GTTCCCCCGAGTAAAATGTTGCCCTTCAAGGAGAATTTCAAAATTTATTACTCCCAGACCAACAACCCAACGTTTGAAAAAGGAGTCATCGATTGCATCAAG GAACTTAGGCATCAATCAAAATTACCTCAGGATGAGTCGAGAGAAGGCTTGATGCAGTGGGCACGTGCAGGGTTTCCAGGAGCAGCAGATGATGAGGCCATCCTTTCAG GCCATCCACCTTCCCCGAGGGTTGAGAAGCTTCTGAGTCGCATCAAGAAGACTCGACACAAGCTCAGGGACCACTCGGGCAGCTCAAGTGATAATTTCTTCCcaacatcctcatcatcatcacctgatTCAGACTCTTCGGAGGCAGATGAGCGGCAAAACTGGAAACCTAAAG CTTCTCTTTTGAAGTCAGCTCGTAATGGAGAATGTGACATAGAGGAGCTGTGCATTGCATGTTCTCGTACTGATTGTAAAGTTGCGGGTCCACACCCTATTTTTACGGGCGGTGTCTGTGAGAACTGCAAG ACGACACATTACCCTTGGTGTGTCTGGACTCAGTGTGTCTGTGGTGAAAGGGTTTATGTGCCGAGCTTTAAATCCATCAGCTTCAGCCCAAGTAGTCTTGTGCATGTCATTGCCATTCTGCCTTCTGCACTCAAGCATCATCACACAAAG ATTGAAGTGGAAGATAATATCAAGGCTATGGAGACTGGTGGCTCAGAT gtgtgctgtgtggtgtgtgCCAGCCCGGGGAAAATGCTGTTGTGTGATTCTCCGGAGTGTGAAAG AGAGTATTGCACCGGCTGTGTGGAGCTGCTTGTGGCACCCTCAGCAGTGGGCCTCATAGAGAGAACCAGCCCCTGGTACTGTTTCCTGTGCCAGCCCTTCAGCCCCGCCACCCACAGCCTGCTCAAGCCAAGGCCGGAATGGAGAGACAAG ATTCCGGCAAACTGCAGCGCTTCGTGGGTGAGCGAGTTTGAAGAAAATGACACACCCGATCCTTCTACATTCCCCAAAAGACCCTTGCGAGTCCTCTCTCTCTTCGATGGGATTGGCACAG GACTGGTGGCGCTCGACAAGCTTGGCCTGGAGGTTGGCGCCTATTACTGTTCAGAAATTGATGAGGCAGCAAGGACTGTTGTGAGCCTGAACTTTGGAACAAGAGTCACATTCCTCGGTGGAGTTGAAAAACTAACCAGAAAAGAG CTGGAAGAGTTGTGCCCCATTGACCTTCTCATTGGAGGGTCTCCTTGCAATGATCTCAGTTACGTGAACCCAAAGAGGAAGGGTCTGTTCG ATTGCTCTGGATCAGgatttctcttcttctacttctataaAATTCTCAGAAACATTCAGTGCTTAAACAAGGACACTCACCTCTTCTGGATGTTTGAGAACGTCAGGAACATGCCGCATTTCATGAAGGCTCAAATAAGCTT ATTCTTGGAAAAGCAACCTGCAGTGATTGATGCTAAATACTTTTCTCCCCAAAGTCGTCCGCGCTGCTTCTGGGGCAACATTCCAG GGATGTACAAACCTGTCCCTCCACAACATGAGTGCCACCACAAACTGAGTCAGTACATAAATAAG ATACCTGAACGAAAGGCCGTGGTGGGGAAAATAAACTGCATAACAACAAACCCGGCCTCTCTACGAATGGGAAATGGAGAAGAGTGGCCAGTGCAGATGAATGACCACGGAGATGTTCCATGGGTGACAGAGATTGAAAAG ATCTTTGGGTTGCCCTCACACTACACTGACACTGGCAATTTGACCCTAAGAGACAGACAGTGTCTCCTAGGACGGGCGTGGAGTGTTCCAGTAATTTGCTACATATTTAAGTCTCTTGGCGAGTACTTCCCTTGCAAAAAAGAAGTCTCTAAAACAGCAGAAATGAAGAGTGTGGGGCAAACAACGAGTCAAGAAACAGAGACTCAAGGAATGGGAAAAACATTGAGCCATGAACTGAAGGAGGATGATGCTTTAGTTAAAGGAGCAAATTGGAAGGATGATCTGGTTACACTGCAGCCAgcggggaatgaggaagaggagacatcTTTGGTACAAAAAGGCAGTGCTGAAGCAAGAAAGAAGACCGATATAAATTTAGCCGAAATAGAGGCATCATTACAGCCAGAGAGTGATGGAGATGTGATGGCTTAG
- the LOC126996927 gene encoding DNA (cytosine-5)-methyltransferase 3A-like isoform X1 — MRRLPLEGGTRTQARCRLVARRANHCIMEVLCLHDHNSLTTSYLKKMKRFAKKRKLEQSKGESHGGRAKVKGSAESAKCTVSSGTLSKGYGRLVWGKILGSRTWPGITVHHNECGMRPLLADGVWVFWFGDNRVSQVPPSKMLPFKENFKIYYSQTNNPTFEKGVIDCIKELRHQSKLPQDESREGLMQWARAGFPGAADDEAILSGHPPSPRVEKLLSRIKKTRHKLRDHSGSSSDNFFPTSSSSSPDSDSSEADERQNWKPKASLLKSARNGECDIEELCIACSRTDCKVAGPHPIFTGGVCENCKTTHYPWCVWTQCVCGERVYVPSFKSISFSPSSLVHVIAILPSALKHHHTKIEVEDNIKAMETGGSDVCCVVCASPGKMLLCDSPECEREYCTGCVELLVAPSAVGLIERTSPWYCFLCQPFSPATHSLLKPRPEWRDKIPANCSASWVSEFEENDTPDPSTFPKRPLRVLSLFDGIGTGLVALDKLGLEVGAYYCSEIDEAARTVVSLNFGTRVTFLGGVEKLTRKELEELCPIDLLIGGSPCNDLSYVNPKRKGLFDCSGSGFLFFYFYKILRNIQCLNKDTHLFWMFENVRNMPHFMKAQISLFLEKQPAVIDAKYFSPQSRPRCFWGNIPGMYKPVPPQHECHHKLSQYINKIPERKAVVGKINCITTNPASLRMGNGEEWPVQMNDHGDVPWVTEIEKIFGLPSHYTDTGNLTLRDRQCLLGRAWSVPVICYIFKSLGEYFPCKKEVSKTAEMKSVGQTTSQETETQGMGKTLSHELKEDDALVKGANWKDDLVTLQPAGNEEEETSLVQKGSAEARKKTDINLAEIEASLQPESDGDVMA, encoded by the exons ATGCGCCGACTGCCCTTGgagggcgggactcgaacccaggcGCGCTGCAGATTGGTAGCTAGGCGTGCGAACCACTGTATCATGGAAGTACTTTGCCTACATGATCATAACTCCTTGACCACTTCTTATTTAAAG AAAATGAAGCGATTtgcaaagaagaggaagttggagcagagtaaaggagagagtcaTGGAGGGAGAGCAAAG GTGAAGGGTTCTGCTGAGAGTGCCAAATGTACAGTTTCATCAGGAACACTCAGCAAGGGCTACGGGAGGCTGGTCTGGGGCAAGATTCTGGGGAGCCGCACCTGGCCGG GCATCACCGTCCATCACAATGAGTGTGGGATGCGGCCGCTGCTGGCAGACGGTGTGTGGGTTTTCTGGTTTGGGGACAACAGGGTGTCTCAG GTTCCCCCGAGTAAAATGTTGCCCTTCAAGGAGAATTTCAAAATTTATTACTCCCAGACCAACAACCCAACGTTTGAAAAAGGAGTCATCGATTGCATCAAG GAACTTAGGCATCAATCAAAATTACCTCAGGATGAGTCGAGAGAAGGCTTGATGCAGTGGGCACGTGCAGGGTTTCCAGGAGCAGCAGATGATGAGGCCATCCTTTCAG GCCATCCACCTTCCCCGAGGGTTGAGAAGCTTCTGAGTCGCATCAAGAAGACTCGACACAAGCTCAGGGACCACTCGGGCAGCTCAAGTGATAATTTCTTCCcaacatcctcatcatcatcacctgatTCAGACTCTTCGGAGGCAGATGAGCGGCAAAACTGGAAACCTAAAG CTTCTCTTTTGAAGTCAGCTCGTAATGGAGAATGTGACATAGAGGAGCTGTGCATTGCATGTTCTCGTACTGATTGTAAAGTTGCGGGTCCACACCCTATTTTTACGGGCGGTGTCTGTGAGAACTGCAAG ACGACACATTACCCTTGGTGTGTCTGGACTCAGTGTGTCTGTGGTGAAAGGGTTTATGTGCCGAGCTTTAAATCCATCAGCTTCAGCCCAAGTAGTCTTGTGCATGTCATTGCCATTCTGCCTTCTGCACTCAAGCATCATCACACAAAG ATTGAAGTGGAAGATAATATCAAGGCTATGGAGACTGGTGGCTCAGAT gtgtgctgtgtggtgtgtgCCAGCCCGGGGAAAATGCTGTTGTGTGATTCTCCGGAGTGTGAAAG AGAGTATTGCACCGGCTGTGTGGAGCTGCTTGTGGCACCCTCAGCAGTGGGCCTCATAGAGAGAACCAGCCCCTGGTACTGTTTCCTGTGCCAGCCCTTCAGCCCCGCCACCCACAGCCTGCTCAAGCCAAGGCCGGAATGGAGAGACAAG ATTCCGGCAAACTGCAGCGCTTCGTGGGTGAGCGAGTTTGAAGAAAATGACACACCCGATCCTTCTACATTCCCCAAAAGACCCTTGCGAGTCCTCTCTCTCTTCGATGGGATTGGCACAG GACTGGTGGCGCTCGACAAGCTTGGCCTGGAGGTTGGCGCCTATTACTGTTCAGAAATTGATGAGGCAGCAAGGACTGTTGTGAGCCTGAACTTTGGAACAAGAGTCACATTCCTCGGTGGAGTTGAAAAACTAACCAGAAAAGAG CTGGAAGAGTTGTGCCCCATTGACCTTCTCATTGGAGGGTCTCCTTGCAATGATCTCAGTTACGTGAACCCAAAGAGGAAGGGTCTGTTCG ATTGCTCTGGATCAGgatttctcttcttctacttctataaAATTCTCAGAAACATTCAGTGCTTAAACAAGGACACTCACCTCTTCTGGATGTTTGAGAACGTCAGGAACATGCCGCATTTCATGAAGGCTCAAATAAGCTT ATTCTTGGAAAAGCAACCTGCAGTGATTGATGCTAAATACTTTTCTCCCCAAAGTCGTCCGCGCTGCTTCTGGGGCAACATTCCAG GGATGTACAAACCTGTCCCTCCACAACATGAGTGCCACCACAAACTGAGTCAGTACATAAATAAG ATACCTGAACGAAAGGCCGTGGTGGGGAAAATAAACTGCATAACAACAAACCCGGCCTCTCTACGAATGGGAAATGGAGAAGAGTGGCCAGTGCAGATGAATGACCACGGAGATGTTCCATGGGTGACAGAGATTGAAAAG ATCTTTGGGTTGCCCTCACACTACACTGACACTGGCAATTTGACCCTAAGAGACAGACAGTGTCTCCTAGGACGGGCGTGGAGTGTTCCAGTAATTTGCTACATATTTAAGTCTCTTGGCGAGTACTTCCCTTGCAAAAAAGAAGTCTCTAAAACAGCAGAAATGAAGAGTGTGGGGCAAACAACGAGTCAAGAAACAGAGACTCAAGGAATGGGAAAAACATTGAGCCATGAACTGAAGGAGGATGATGCTTTAGTTAAAGGAGCAAATTGGAAGGATGATCTGGTTACACTGCAGCCAgcggggaatgaggaagaggagacatcTTTGGTACAAAAAGGCAGTGCTGAAGCAAGAAAGAAGACCGATATAAATTTAGCCGAAATAGAGGCATCATTACAGCCAGAGAGTGATGGAGATGTGATGGCTTAG